acttgactgaactgggaggagtcgttcacgaatcgtatattcgttcagcctggtttctggtagcggtaaatcgcatcatggaatggaccccattgcacggttctcagctgagtcagtcagactcagtggaattagtgctaccggaaactcgactgaacgaaccaacgaacgaacgattcgcgaacgactcctcgtggcgaactgaatcactgggtcacggaaactaatcattaaatccaccagcTGAACAAGTCTAAAAATCCATTTATCACTAAAACACTTCtagtgataaaaagtcaccacagtgcctaaaaaccatcaacgtcattcatgttaagtaaaaggaaaaacctcggaAACGAGAAGTTTAACGGAGCagtgaactaggccctctcggatgccaggccgaaacatttgtttcactaccactcctttcagctgcccaccccatCTTCTCTAGCAAAAAATGATAACATAggacggctaataaaacgcttgaggtggcgttttgaaaagaggaaACTTACATTATTTTAGTACATGgtataaatataattatgagcctttgattgatatccagacgtTTTATGGGTGGCTTAGTGTTCCCCAAGCCCCCAGGAGCAGTGCATaattccgcaatccaccagtgctcagcggccaaacCTGGTATGGCACCCGttttagcgggctgtggacgggtcggTCGATTCAAGGGCCCCAGAAGTAAATAtcgccgttcactccaatacaagtggggaacaggaatgtgtccccgcaaaaaatgtctggatatcaaaaaaagaaatatatatatatattgcattgtAGCATCACGAACGAGTACACTCCATTGTTTACCTATATGTGATCTTTAAATTACACTCCTCCTGCCATCTGggcaacaattattatttaacgataattacaattatatataattaatataattttagATTAGAGAGATTTTCCTCCGCATCATGGGCGCCTAGACACGCCCTAGCCCAATCCGGCGAGAAAAACCGCCCAACCTTGCAACactgccagattgggcagtgtcacgctccagcgtcaatgtaaatcaatgagaccaactgaaaacgtagccggtatgaaactaaaactgtgattctgaataaagtttaaattatatcgaaattccgtttggatattattgaagatacaaggcCCTGCTGGCAGGTAAAAGGCATTATGATAGAGCAGTgagatttgaaccccggtcgctggcgttcagGATTTATACTAATCCACGAAGCCACCGCCGCTACCTCTCAGTGGGGTTCGTAATGTACCACACCAGAGAGAGAACTATCCGTACGCAATTTAATAAAGCATGTTATGAATCTTCTCCGCCTGTGACTGCTTCCTATCAGATGGCCCAACCGTTGGCCATCTGAAACGTTTGGGGAGACACGGACGAGTTCAGGGGCAaatctgttctgtgtgttcagCTGTGTTGGAAGCTTTAGAAACAGCGCGGATTGTGTGTGGTCTGAGAGGGTTGGCGGGAGATGATTTTAACCATCGGATATTCCGATTGGTTTTGTGCTGCTAGGAGAACGAATCAGCGGGTTTGTGGGAGGAGCGGAAGTGACGATGGTAAACAAACCACTTAAACAGAGATGGCGCAGAGCTACAGACAACAATACATTGTTGCCCTGCATTTTTTTGATACTTCTACATATTTCTGGAAGCCATGGCTGCGTGGACCAAATAGAGGAGCATGTCatagtgtgtgtgctttgtttttCTAATCTGATAATCTATGGTCTGCACTCCGTTCCgtcatttccttttctttttttttgcatctcGCGCAAGCGCAGAACTTACAGGCTACTGAGTCGTTGGCAGCAGTCACCAGGGAGATCCAACCACCAACGGAGTGGTCGGATAAAGGCAGTTGGCCGTTGGTTTGATTCGGGGTGTGTGCGCGCCCATCTACTTACATACACAACATATTGGCGACGAAGAATTACTTTTCTTGGGATTTCACAACCTCCTGCTTTCCTGGACACTCCTGGTGAGCCGACAATGTTATATACATCGTGGATAAAGATGTTTGAAAATTATCTAGTGGCAATCATTGCGGACGAGGAGAAAACGCGCACTATTGCGagtcttaaaggtgacatattataacacaaggtgtgagtgtgattagccgttacaagccgttttgaaagtcttcctcttctgtcatcacaagtgggtgtgtcaatctagatgtatgacggatagatgagcaacgtttgctacagagCACTGggtctatccagcacacatctaggtggacacgcccacttgtgatgtcagaagaggcctaTTTTAATTTTCAAAACGCCTTGTAtcggctgatcacactcacacctggtggtataatattacCTTGTTACCTTAAGGTAAAGATATGGTTAAGGGACCCATTACAGActctccttgcgtccaccgcaagggcctgacccCTAAAAACTAACCCTGCGTTGAGGTgccgcagcagcaagggctgtgattgttCCGCAAACTACATCATTTCCGGCAACCCACTTTTCCGGTTCTTATGGTGTGTTTgagatgcatcgtacaccaCCCGCGGAAGTTGCTCttgtgacatcacttcctgacTTGTAGCACTTCGTAGCAATCCGTATGTCTATGTGGGTATCCCTACGAAACccctcaaaaacaaacaacaaaactttacattgtGTTGCACGCACCGCTAGACCGCgaaatgcataaattggtgaccggattgaagcagcaatgtaatcaagtatTGAAGAGCATTCaaaattaaacattaaacaacattaaaacgaccaacgtggtacaaatacaaagaaaacacaTCTCATTACGGGCTCAGCCATCTTTGTTGGTCGTGGCGTACAGTTAACCTTGCTAAATACGGTGGACTCTCAGGAGCCTGAGTGGatacgaccgaaagggggcgtgccagGTGAAATGTCGCAAGACAGCTTGGAGATTTGCCACCTTGCAACTCGTGCGGGGGGTGTACAATGCATCTCAAACACATCATTGGACCCCACTGCTGCTTCACTGTTTGGGCACTGAGGGCCAGTGAATTTTTCTTACACTTCCTGACAAGGAGGACTTACAAGTCTGCATACAATGCTTTACAAGCCTTTTTTTCTTCCAGGGGTTAAGGGGGAATCCTCCTCACGTGTAATGGCCAAGTGGACCGAAGAAATGGAGGAGCAGCTGATTGCTCTGGTGGAAGAGAGACCACCGTTGTACAACATCACGCTACAGGGCTATTCCAACCGGAATAGGAAGGACCAACTGTGGCGTGAGATCGAGAGCGAGCTCCATCTATCAGGTAATATCTCCTACTTTTGCACAACATGCAATCAATGTATTAGCACGACAATGCATGGAAAACAAGACCTGAAAATAGTCAAACGATCGCTTAATGTTGTCCGCCTTGGTCGAAAATCTTTGTAATCAGTGCTCTGTACACAGAATACGAGTGTTTGTTGTTGGCATTCAGTTTGATTTTGCTAGTCGGCCAGCTTGcaaaaggggacatatcattGAACTGTCTTTGGTGCCTTTCAGGCAAAGAAGTTCGTAGGAAATGGGACAACCTCCGTACGACCTACAATCGCTTTAAAAAAACGGCCCCGAGGACGACGAGACAACAGTGGACCCTCGATCGGATGCAGTTCATTGAGCCACACACCAAGAGGAAGGGGAACACCTCCAACCTCAATCGCAGGGTGATAAAATGTATCATCTCTGCCTTTACTAAAATATGGTCGTCTATAAAATAACGTGTGCTCCTTTTTTTGTAAATGGCAAGCATGCCCTGTTATGAATAGGAGGATAccattaaattaaattacattttatttgtatagtccttaatcaccattacagtctcaaagggcttaacaggccaaacaCCCACCTGACCCTAGCTCCcaaaagggcaagaaaaaactcccttaatctgcaaggaagaaatcttgaggaaGAATGCAGattgggggatccctccttccagggacggTCAGTGTGTGGCACAACGCAGTGGGTACCATAATCCACCCTTGCTCTTTTGTTTAGGAATTGTGTGAGGCTGGGGCGCCTGAGGGGGCGAGCATGGTGACCGATTCCTCTCTGGAGGGCAGTGGCAGCACACTACCAGAGGAGCCAGAGTTGGACATCCCGCTGGCTGGCTCCCCGATTGCAGAGTCGGCCATCTGTGCTTTTCTTGGAAATTCACAACCTCCTGCTTTCCTGGACACTCGTGGTGAGCCGACAATGTTATATACATCGTGGATAAAGATGTTTGAAAATCTTTTCGCGCCACTCACTGCTGAGCAGTGCTGCTCTCTTTGTATTGATTTCGGCCAAATAACGGCTCGGAAACATTCGATAATGCTTGAATAATGGCAGCCAACTGTTTAGGAAATTAGAACTGTGGATTTACAAATCATGGCCCAAATAACAAGAATAAAAGTTATAgcacaaattaaataaaaggctTTACTAATTTCCGTTTATGATAACTCATAATATCTGACACATGGGAACTCCAAGGCTTTAACATTTTTTAATTGCTTTCTATGTTATTGACTTTGGCAGATCGATATTAAAGTTGACAACAGTCAGTATGTTTGCTGATACCGTCGTTTTGCACGCAAACAGATTTTATTCTCCAGGCCTTGAAAATGCCTCCGAAAGGTCTCTGACTTTTAGCAAGACCTGATTACTGCTCCGTTGTTTTGGCACGGATGGCCAGCGAATGTTTCTTACACTTCCTCACACCAGTATGACTTACAAGTCTGCATGTGAAGCTTTACTAGCCTTTTTTTGTTCTGAGAGATAAGGGAGAGTTCTCCTCACGTATAATGTTCAAGTGGACCGAAGAAATGGAGGAGCAGCTGATTGCTCTGGTGGAAGAGAGACCACCGTTGTACAACATCACGCTACAGGGCTATTCCAACCGGAATAGGAAGGACCAACTGTGGCGCGAGATCGAGAGCGAGCTCCATCTATCAGGTAATATCTCCTACTTTTGCACAACTTGCATCAATGTAATAGCACCACAATGCATGAAAAAACAAGACGAATCGAAAATAGTCAATGCAAGATCGTTACATGTTGTCCGCCTTGGTCGAAACCCGAAATGACTACCAAGGCTTGTTTGTCCACGTATCATGTTCGACATTGGTATTCAGTTTGATGTCGCCAGTCTACTTGCTTGACTAGCGTAAATCTGACATGCAAAAAGGGATCGTTGAACTGTCTTTGGTGCCCTTCAGGGAAAGAAGTTCGGAGGAAATGGGACAACCTCCGTACGACCTACAATCGCTTTAAAAAAACGGCTCCTTTGGGAAGCTCAGGGGCCCCGAGGACAACGAGACAACAGTGGACCCTCAATCGGATGCAGTTCATTGAGCCACACACCAAGAGGAAGGAGAGCACGTCCAACCTCCCTCGCAAGGTGATAGAATCGATCATCGCTGCCCTTTTCTCAAATATGGTCTTGAAAATAATGTGTGCTGTGCTCTTCTTTTTTGTAAATGGCAAGCATGCCCTGTTATAAATAGGAGGGGACCATGGTATTAAATCCATCCTTGTTCTTTATTTTAGGAATTGTGTGATGCGGGGGCGCCTGAGGGGGCGAGCATGGTGACCGATTCCTCTTCGGAGGGCAATGGCAGCACACTACCAGAGGAGCCGGAGTTGGACATCCCGCTGGCTGGCTCCCCGACCATCTGTGAGGGTACACTCCCTGGGGTTTTGGAGTGCAGTTTGACCTCCGGAGGTACTGACCAAGGCCAGCGTCCGCCCGCAAAGCGGAAAAAGAAGCGCTGGGATGGGGCCGTGAATGAGGAGGTGGTGCTCATGCAGACCATCGGCAAAACCTTGGAAAGGATGGCAACAGGAGCACCACGGCAAGAGGAGCACAACGACTACATTTCGGTGTGCTGCAAGCGGATTGAACACCGGCTGCGAATGCTCCCGCAGCATCAGCTCGCACAGTTTGAGTACGAGATGGACTGCCTGCTCTACAGGTTTTCTCAGAACCAGATCCAGGAAACTGACTGAAAGGACCTTACTCCTCTGGCAACGGACTGAAAGGACATAAGTCCTCtatgatatttatatttgtgCCTTTTCCCTTTTTACTGCTCTGGAATACGGTACACCACTTTAGATAAAAAAATTTAATAAATTATAAGCTGTTTTTTTCCTGTCTCCTTTTTTCTATATTTGAACATAGGCTATATGCAGGGGTGTTGTGGTAAAATAAGATGTGGGTAATATATGAGGATGGCAGATATTGAATCCCGATAGTTGGTATTTTTACGCTGAATAATTGTGATTTATTCCTCCAACATCTGGAACTTCATCGCCAGTTCCCGACACAAAAACTGATAAGCTCCTTTTGCCTGCCGCTGTGGGATCCACGACTTCACCCACGACTAAGTATTGTATTCCACAAACGTCTTCTTAGGTCAAACGAATAATGAGATAATTACGTGCACTTTGTTTTCTAATCAGATCATCTGCATTACCTTTGCCATTTCCTGTTTTCATGTTGTGGGTAAGTTTGTTGCAGAACAAGAGCCACACACAACGTGCAAGATGTTGCTGTGCCTAATCTTACAGTCCTTAGCATTGCTCCCCCTACAAATGTGTCACAGACCCGACGTCTTACCTGTACTGTGTCTCTTCACATAAAAGATGGTCAGACGTTTGCCAGAGATCTGCttgtagatactggttcagCAGTCTCCATACTTCCAGAGCACATTTGCCAGAGCACATTCCTGCATGTGCCTCTTACAAAGCCGACAGTTAGATTAGCGATGTACATGAAGAAACCTATTACTGTCCTAGGGTATACAAACCAcaccttatcatgcttatcatgctacgcacCATTAGGCCTACAGCctctgccgactaaaacatgaagcaattcaagaagaggcatagaTATAATCGCCTTGTGTTCAGCATCCatcctctcattgcttgtgtaaaaacaACCCATAGAATATTAGAGTTGAGGACgaaacgatagggtgggctaaggcaagttttgggtgggcttgagcCCTCCCAAAAAAGGTCTAGCTTCAACACTGGCTGTTACTGTTATGACTGTGAAGACCTTTTTTGCCACTGTGTTGAGTAGGGAAGGAAATCCACTTGAACTAATAACTGGGCAAACCCTCAGTTTATTTCAGCTAAGTTGAAATCCTTCCTTGCTGAAAGAGATATAAATCGTTGACACAGCTCTTTGTATTACCCACTAGCAAATCGGGTTATAGAACGCTTCAACAGAGTATTCAAAGACTGTTTACAGACCGAGTTTTTGCACACATACGGATCCACGACCTCAGTATGTCCTGCCAAGCTACTGCATGGTAGACTGCTCAATACAAAGCTGCACATCAGAGGCCTCCACTCTTACAAGAGAGGAATATGTGGTGTGGAATGCATTAGTGCGTTCAACTCACCCTGTTCATGAGCAGAGAGGAGTTGTGTCTCGATATCATCACTTTACTAAGACGTGGGTATTTACCATCATGCCTCATCATGCAGTAAGGGTGGGGGCCCTGGGGGAGGCTGGTacataaacagacacgcacacacgcacacgcacacacacacacacacacacacacacacacacacacacacacacacacacacacacacacacacacacacacacaatgggtaCTCGGCCAGGAGTGtagatgtttatatatatagaaatgATTATATCTtcagggtgtgtatgtgttttttgtgtgttgcgcCATTAAGCAAGTGCATTAGGGCAAGTGCCTAAATGCGGGATTTTAAATTGTCTAAGAATCAATAAATTATTAAATCTCTCGAAAAAGCACAACAGGGGTGTAAAAGCCAGAAAGAATGACCATAGATAGAGAATGAACCCAGTAGCAATTTCTTATAGGAAATTTATTTTCTTGTCAATTTTGGCCATCGTTGCTGCATTGCTAGACACACTCAAAGAGGATAAGATCAGAATTTGATATGATGAGGGATAGGAGCCTGAGGGTTTGGCAAAGAGGTTGAGGGCGAGTTATATACTTTGATTCTTCAAAAGCTATTATTTCTGCACCGTTTGtggttaattgtgtgtgtgtgtgtgtgtgtgtgtgtgtgtgtgtgtgtgtgtgtgtgtgtgtgtgtgtgtgtgtgtgtgtgtgtgtgtgtgtgtgtgtgtgtttgtgtgtgcttgtctgtctgaCATCTGGTATTTTATtgcaatattattttaattaaactAAAGTTAATATAAAAAGAGATGAAGTAAAGCCACATTAGTAAGTAAATACATTTATGTTAACAggacaaatatataataataataataataataataataataataataataattatatattgcAGTACTGGCCATATCCAGTTGGCGGTGCCATGGAGCTGAAAACGATCCAAAAAGTTTTGGTTTGAGCCATATTTTTGCTTGTGAGTGAAAATGATAAGCCAACTGCAACTATCAGAGCTGATCGTGCGCCTGTAATCTAAACAGAGGCGTGGCGGGTTTAGGTTACCATGACAACTGTTTTTCAAAATCatttcagtgtggaacgtggatgAAAAAAATTCCATAAACGatatgaaaacgatagtgtggacggAGATCGTTCTCATTGCGAATGTGCGTTTTTatatttacccgggttagtgtggagaGGCTCTCCacacagggacgcgggaagtcagtccgagggggggggtgctgagagagaatctatataatgacgtcataataaatgctgcgcaacatccgttgtttacagagacgagatgaggggtgacgtcacattcagggatccgctctgataaacactctactggtgtgtaaaaagagttctgccaactagccactgttattcacaaacgttagcaaataaacaatgtggaaattagagtcaactcggctgatactgggctgaatttcacacactaacaacatgccgacaagctgttgcggtccgggattatacacagcgttcaaacaaggattcaggaggttatttctaaaggtttacaaaggaaagtgacaataatagaaagccttaattttcatccagacttacgagttgtctgatatgaggtaggtgacgatttctccgtcaagtgaaccgcccgtctttgctctttttttgccaaccagtttacgtgcgggattccagaatcaaaacgataacattcaacgtgtctattaatatggcagcaacattttacaccagttttagaatgttcactacaacagatgttgaacaccaacatgcttatgtaaaatcatcatagtaccgataatatgataaatatcataaaaagggtggatgtcaataatttaatgaaaaatcatgttgtatgataaaataatacaacaaaaaaaaagtattgatttgttcagaaaactttctcacttgcagttacagccaggggccgctgcagcaccctaagcacccccacttcccgcgtccctgggtaacactgttgttttttattggtcgtcatgaaaaaaaacataaggggtaacactgttgttttttattggtcgtcatgaaaaaaaacctaagaggtaacactgtcgttttttattggtcgtcatgaaaaaaacgtaaggggtaacactgttgttttttattggtcgtcatgaaaaaaaacataaggggtaacactgttgttttttattggtcgtcatgaaaaaaaacataaagggggtaacactgttgttttttttggtcgtcatgaaaaaaaccataaggggtaacattgttgttttttattggtcgtcatgaaaaaaaaacataaggggtaaccatgttgttttttattggtcgtcatgaaaaaaaacataaggggtaaccatgttgttttttattggtcgtcatgaaaaaaaacataaagggggtaacactgttgttttttttggtcgtcatgaaaaaaaacataaggggtaacactgttgtttattattttgtcgtcttgaaaaaaaaacattagggaaataatagaaatacacacatacattttaatgtcatgtatatcctctttattgatgattgatttttgtgttttgtcatcgcctcagtggtgcagtggggtgcactctgcctaaccctctcgagaccggggttcaagtccggttgatgacctcggttggaagtttattttctctatttcatgcaaattataaagtcaagtataacctttgtgatgactttaaccggtgtcttgttggtgcattgttaagttcggaggttaaaactctaaacagctcatgttccgatccctgcaaaaacgttgaccggggtgccactgttgttttttattggtcaacatggaaaaaaacacaaggggtaacactgtcgtttttatcaaatgaaacatgaggggttacactgtcgtttttatcaaatgaaacataaggggtaacactgtcgtttttctttggtcgtcatgaaaaaaaccataaggggtaacactgttgttttttattggtcgtcatgaaagaaaacataaggggtaacactgttgttttttattggtcgtcataaaaaaaacataaggggtaacactgttgtctttgtcaaataaaatataaggggtaacactgtcgttttatatcagtcatcatgaaaaaaacaaggggtaacactgtcgttttttttcatgacgaccaataaaaaacgacagtgttgccccttgtggtttttttcatgacgaccaaagaaaaacaacagtgttaccccctatgttttatttgataaatatcgacagtgttaccgcttatgtttatttcatgacgaccaataaaaaacagcagtcttaccccttatgttttttttcatgacggccaataaaaaacgacattgtaacactgtcgtttttatcaaatgaaacatgaagggtgacactgtcgtttttctttggtagtcacgaaaaaaaccataaggggtaacactggtcctttttttattggtcgtcatgaaaaaaaacataaggggtaacattgttgttttttattggtcgtcatgaaaaaaaacataaggggtaaccatgttgttttttattggtcgtcatgaaaaaaaacataaagggggtaacactgttgttttttttggtcgtcatgaaaaaaaacataaggggtaacactgttgtttattattttgtcgtcttgaaaaaaaaacattagggaaataatagaaacacacacatacattttaatgtcatgtatatcctctttattgatgattgattattgtgtattgtcttcgcctcagtggtgcagtggggtgcactctgcctaaccctctcgagaccggggttcaagtccggttgatgacctcggttggaagtttattttctctatttcatgcgaattataaagtcaagtataacctttgtgatgactttaaccggtgtcttgatggtgcattgttaagttcggagcttaacactctaaacagctcatgttccgatccctgcaaaaacgtcaacaGGGGTGGCACTATcatattttattggtcaacatggaaaaaacatgaggggtaactctgtcgttttttatcggccgtcatgaaataaatataaggggaaaaccctgtcgatattt
The window above is part of the Gadus macrocephalus chromosome 10, ASM3116895v1 genome. Proteins encoded here:
- the LOC132466381 gene encoding uncharacterized protein LOC132466381; protein product: MAKWTEEMEEQLIALVEERPPLYNITLQGYSNRNRKDQLWREIESELHLSGKEVRRKWDNLRTTYNRFKKTAPRTTRQQWTLDRMQFIEPHTKRKGNTSNLNRRELCEAGAPEGASMVTDSSLEGSGSTLPEEPELDIPLAGSPIAESAICAFLGNSQPPAFLDTRDKGEFSSRIMFKWTEEMEEQLIALVEERPPLYNITLQGYSNRNRKDQLWREIESELHLSGKEVRRKWDNLRTTYNRFKKTAPLGSSGAPRTTRQQWTLNRMQFIEPHTKRKESTSNLPRKELCDAGAPEGASMVTDSSSEGNGSTLPEEPELDIPLAGSPTICEGTLPGVLECSLTSGGTDQGQRPPAKRKKKRWDGAVNEEVVLMQTIGKTLERMATGAPRQEEHNDYISVCCKRIEHRLRMLPQHQLAQFEYEMDCLLYRFSQNQIQETD